The following are encoded together in the candidate division WOR-3 bacterium genome:
- a CDS encoding proton-conducting transporter membrane subunit yields the protein MIFLPLFIALPLLAAFLIPLLSKLWKPFAPIIGNITTFLLFVLSLYGIAVIQGFPMLVYKFGNWPPPIGIVFSFDALSAFMVLVISIVVFSGAIFAVRYLNHYTGQWKFWTLYMLITTGLMGISVTGDLFNMFVWIEISAIASYALVSFGIEAEELEASFKYMVMGEIAGMTLLLTIALIYAKTSTLNLADIALSLQSIKDSAFYWSVLALLLFAFSVKAALVPFHFWLPDAHPSAPAPISSLLSGVFIKVLGVYTSARFVFNIFGLSRENAPFFFNILIGLGLLSIIFAGVTALNQNDYKRLLGYSTVSQVGYIMLGLGVGNFYGVAGAILYILAHALAKGLLFLTSGSVVYATNTREINKLGGLGEKMPTTAWGFRFGALSLIGLPPLVGFFAKFLIAIGAIKQGFLWLAIVAIGFSGVTLGYLLKIENNVYLKKNGVEAKESPFLMRVAMVFLVILIILLGIGYKPMMDFVIQPAAEALLRGTEYINLILGGF from the coding sequence ATGATCTTTCTCCCCCTTTTCATTGCCTTGCCCCTTCTGGCTGCTTTTTTGATTCCATTGTTATCCAAATTATGGAAACCATTTGCACCAATTATTGGCAATATTACTACTTTTTTATTATTTGTTCTTTCGTTATATGGAATTGCAGTAATCCAGGGATTTCCGATGCTCGTTTATAAATTTGGTAACTGGCCACCGCCGATCGGTATCGTATTCAGTTTTGATGCCCTATCGGCATTTATGGTATTGGTGATTTCAATTGTAGTATTTTCAGGGGCAATATTTGCTGTCCGTTATTTAAATCATTATACAGGTCAATGGAAATTCTGGACATTATATATGTTGATTACTACAGGTTTAATGGGTATTTCTGTAACCGGTGATTTATTCAATATGTTTGTCTGGATAGAAATCTCTGCAATCGCTTCTTATGCCCTTGTGAGTTTCGGTATAGAAGCAGAAGAACTTGAGGCTTCTTTTAAATATATGGTGATGGGCGAAATCGCCGGTATGACACTTCTTTTGACGATAGCATTGATTTATGCTAAGACTTCAACATTGAACCTTGCGGATATCGCCCTTTCTTTGCAATCAATAAAGGATTCGGCATTCTACTGGTCCGTCCTTGCGCTTTTACTCTTTGCCTTTTCAGTAAAGGCAGCACTCGTTCCTTTCCATTTCTGGCTTCCGGATGCCCATCCGTCAGCACCTGCACCAATATCGAGTCTACTTTCTGGTGTGTTTATCAAAGTCCTTGGAGTTTATACAAGTGCTCGTTTTGTTTTCAATATCTTTGGTCTCAGCCGTGAAAACGCACCTTTCTTCTTTAATATTCTCATTGGCTTGGGGCTTTTATCAATAATCTTCGCAGGAGTTACTGCACTAAACCAGAACGATTATAAACGCCTGTTAGGATATTCTACGGTTTCCCAGGTGGGTTATATAATGCTTGGTTTAGGGGTTGGTAATTTTTATGGTGTTGCGGGTGCAATACTATATATCCTTGCCCATGCACTTGCCAAAGGCTTACTATTTTTAACATCAGGTTCTGTAGTATATGCGACCAACACAAGGGAAATTAACAAACTCGGCGGTCTGGGTGAAAAAATGCCGACAACTGCCTGGGGTTTCAGGTTTGGTGCTTTATCTTTGATTGGTTTGCCCCCACTCGTTGGTTTCTTTGCAAAATTTTTGATTGCCATTGGTGCGATAAAACAAGGGTTCTTGTGGCTTGCAATCGTGGCAATTGGATTCAGCGGTGTTACACTTGGCTATTTGCTAAAGATTGAAAACAATGTGTATTTGAAGAAAAATGGGGTAGAGGCTAAAGAATCTCCATTCCTTATGCGTGTGGCAATGGTATTTTTGGTCATTTTAATTATTCTCTTGGGAATTGGGTATAAACCAATGATGGATTTTGTGATACAACCGGCGGCTGAGGCATTGCTCAGAGGAACTGAATACATCAATCTGATATTGGGAGGATTTTAA
- a CDS encoding Na+/H+ antiporter subunit E, giving the protein MKYVIYFVIGFGLWLLLTLTTNLDHIIAGVIVVLLGTILFGGYFTDKPQKLLQPHRLFWLIIYVPVFIWYMIKANLDVAYRTLHPQRPLKPGIVKIKTNLKSDTGKVFLANSITLTPGTMTVDIDGDYLYIHWIYVQATDIENASKIIARPFERFLRRIFD; this is encoded by the coding sequence ATGAAATATGTAATTTATTTTGTAATTGGCTTTGGGCTATGGCTCTTATTAACTTTGACAACTAATTTAGACCATATTATTGCGGGTGTGATTGTAGTTCTTTTAGGAACGATATTATTTGGTGGTTATTTTACTGATAAGCCACAAAAATTGCTCCAGCCGCATAGATTATTCTGGTTGATAATTTATGTTCCTGTATTTATATGGTATATGATCAAAGCAAACCTTGATGTAGCATACCGAACTCTCCATCCCCAGAGACCATTGAAACCAGGTATTGTTAAGATTAAGACGAATCTGAAATCCGATACCGGAAAAGTATTTTTGGCGAACTCAATTACCCTTACCCCAGGAACGATGACCGTGGATATAGATGGAGATTATCTCTACATCCACTGGATTTATGTTCAGGCAACCGATATTGAGAATGCATCAAAGATTATTGCCCGACCATTTGAGCGATTTTTGAGGAGGATATTTGATTAG
- a CDS encoding monovalent cation/H+ antiporter complex subunit F: protein MILMFIVLTFSAFLCLYRIQQGPTIPDRAVGVDIMGTIFVNITALTAIFYNLPYLMDLAIIIALFSFIGTLALAKYLERRSLDD, encoded by the coding sequence ATGATTCTGATGTTTATAGTTCTTACCTTCAGTGCGTTCTTATGTTTATATAGAATTCAGCAGGGTCCGACAATTCCGGACCGTGCCGTGGGTGTGGATATTATGGGAACGATATTTGTAAATATTACCGCCCTCACTGCAATCTTCTATAACCTGCCTTATCTAATGGATCTGGCAATCATCATCGCCTTGTTCAGTTTTATTGGCACCCTTGCCCTTGCAAAGTATCTGGAAAGAAGGAGTTTAGATGATTAG
- the mnhG gene encoding monovalent cation/H(+) antiporter subunit G: MISPIGWIIIWIGILFNLLGTVGLVRFPDIYNRLQTSTKCVTLGSFGLMIGIFLLYGFSQTGIKALICGVFLLLTNPVGAHAILKGSLHYGIKLWKESIIDRYGAEKLGGEQIEKEIKG; encoded by the coding sequence ATGATTAGCCCGATTGGCTGGATAATAATCTGGATTGGAATTTTGTTTAATTTGTTAGGAACCGTGGGACTTGTCCGATTCCCTGATATTTACAATCGTCTCCAGACTTCTACAAAATGTGTTACCCTTGGTTCATTCGGTTTAATGATTGGTATATTCTTGCTTTATGGCTTTTCCCAGACGGGTATAAAGGCGTTAATCTGTGGTGTATTCTTGCTTTTGACCAATCCTGTGGGTGCCCATGCAATACTGAAAGGGTCGCTCCATTATGGAATAAAACTCTGGAAAGAGTCAATCATTGATAGATACGGTGCTGAGAAGTTGGGTGGAGAGCAGATAGAAAAAGAAATAAAAGGCTAA
- a CDS encoding 4Fe-4S binding protein: protein MRKPKLRELGEAIRAIFKGPYTSKFPFKPSPAAKRFRGKIEFNFDKCILCGACVEVCPANARAQIDDKIKRVRREIHYQERCIYCGQCVAYCTTKEGIYHTQEYDLAQITKEGYENAIEKELILCERCGEVITTRAQLLWIARRVGELAYANPNLFLVLSQEFGEEAIPKMPSPPPYRSEHLRFLCPSCRRTVYLREVWGY from the coding sequence ATGAGGAAACCTAAATTAAGAGAACTTGGTGAGGCAATAAGGGCGATATTTAAAGGTCCTTATACAAGTAAATTTCCGTTTAAACCTTCTCCAGCGGCAAAAAGATTTCGTGGTAAAATAGAATTTAATTTTGACAAGTGCATTTTATGCGGTGCCTGTGTTGAGGTATGCCCGGCAAACGCCCGTGCCCAGATTGACGATAAAATCAAAAGAGTGCGCCGGGAGATCCATTATCAGGAGCGTTGTATATATTGTGGTCAGTGTGTAGCATACTGCACAACAAAAGAAGGGATATATCACACCCAGGAATATGACCTGGCGCAGATAACAAAAGAAGGTTATGAGAATGCGATTGAGAAGGAATTGATTCTTTGTGAGCGCTGCGGTGAGGTGATCACCACCCGGGCGCAGTTATTATGGATTGCACGCCGGGTTGGCGAACTTGCCTATGCCAATCCCAATCTATTTTTGGTATTATCACAAGAATTCGGTGAGGAGGCGATACCCAAAATGCCTTCTCCACCACCATACCGTAGTGAACATTTAAGATTTTTGTGTCCATCCTGTAGAAGAACCGTATATCTCCGGGAAGTCTGGGGATATTAG
- a CDS encoding B12-binding domain-containing radical SAM protein, giving the protein MKILFVYPQFPVTFWGFKYALKFISKKTASPPLGLLTVAAMLPEDWEKRFIDMNTTRLKDKHIKWADYVFISGMALQRESAKALIERCKKLGVKTVAGGPLFTTEYQSFNDIDHLILGEVEDIMPQFINDLGNGKPLHIYQQKDFPDITKTPIPLWKIVNKRKYSLMSIQYSRGCPFDCEFCSVTALNGHKPRTKTREQIINELNALYNWGWRDAVFFVDDNFIGNKKKLKEEVLPAIIKWMSERRYPFTFSTQCSINLSDDNELMDLMVKAGFQTVFIGIETPNEASLNECGKKGNMGRDLVENIKNIQSHGIEVQAGFILGFDNDPESIFVRLAEFIQNTGISTAMVGLLNAGRGSKLFQRLKSEGRLLKETSGDNTDFSINFVPKMDYKTLINGYKDVLSRIYSPKQYYERAKRFLREFNPPRLRPVYFRFIHLKAFFRSIWYLGIVGKERLYFWRLFFWTLVKRPTLFPTAVTISIQGYHFRRVCENRNKFTS; this is encoded by the coding sequence GTGAAAATCCTTTTTGTCTATCCACAATTCCCGGTAACCTTCTGGGGATTTAAATACGCATTAAAATTTATTTCTAAGAAAACCGCATCACCGCCGCTTGGTTTGTTAACCGTCGCCGCAATGTTGCCTGAAGATTGGGAAAAGAGATTCATTGATATGAATACCACAAGATTGAAAGACAAACATATAAAATGGGCTGACTATGTCTTTATAAGTGGTATGGCATTACAGCGAGAATCAGCCAAGGCACTCATTGAGCGGTGTAAAAAATTGGGAGTCAAAACCGTTGCAGGTGGTCCTTTATTTACTACAGAATATCAATCTTTTAATGATATTGACCATCTTATTCTGGGTGAAGTTGAAGATATTATGCCACAATTTATTAATGATTTGGGAAATGGCAAACCATTACATATCTATCAGCAGAAGGATTTTCCAGATATTACAAAGACCCCGATCCCTTTATGGAAAATTGTTAATAAGAGAAAATATAGCCTTATGTCTATTCAATATTCACGGGGTTGCCCTTTTGATTGTGAGTTTTGTAGTGTCACTGCACTTAATGGACACAAACCAAGAACTAAAACGAGGGAACAAATCATAAATGAACTCAATGCACTATATAATTGGGGATGGCGGGATGCGGTTTTCTTTGTTGATGACAACTTTATCGGTAACAAGAAGAAATTAAAAGAAGAAGTATTACCTGCAATTATTAAGTGGATGTCAGAAAGAAGATATCCATTTACATTTTCTACTCAATGTTCTATTAACCTTTCTGATGATAATGAACTTATGGATTTAATGGTAAAAGCAGGTTTTCAGACTGTTTTTATTGGCATTGAGACTCCGAACGAGGCAAGTTTGAATGAATGTGGCAAAAAAGGTAATATGGGAAGAGACCTGGTTGAGAACATAAAAAATATACAAAGCCATGGGATTGAGGTCCAGGCAGGATTTATTCTTGGTTTTGATAATGACCCAGAGTCAATCTTTGTACGCCTTGCTGAGTTTATCCAGAACACCGGTATTAGCACCGCAATGGTGGGTTTGCTCAATGCGGGTAGGGGTTCGAAACTATTTCAAAGACTAAAATCGGAAGGCAGGTTGCTAAAAGAAACAAGCGGTGACAACACTGATTTTTCAATAAATTTTGTTCCGAAGATGGATTACAAAACACTAATCAATGGCTACAAAGATGTTCTTTCCCGTATTTATTCTCCAAAACAATATTATGAACGGGCAAAGAGATTTTTAAGAGAGTTTAATCCACCAAGATTGCGGCCTGTTTATTTTCGCTTTATCCATCTCAAGGCATTTTTCAGGTCTATCTGGTATCTTGGTATTGTAGGCAAAGAGAGATTGTATTTCTGGCGATTGTTTTTCTGGACCTTGGTCAAAAGGCCGACTTTATTTCCAACTGCCGTAACAATATCAATCCAGGGTTATCACTTCCGCAGGGTATGTGAGAACCGAAACAAATTCACAAGCTAG
- a CDS encoding ATP-binding protein, translating into MNKNLVQRDVFPSILSSLSEKEITVIIGPRQTGKTTILSQLKEHMIEKQNIPAQKIKIFNLDLMTDLALFSSQTDFLKYLEDELKIHKNLYLFIDEAQRLENPGLFLKGIYDQTLPVKFVVTGSSSLEMKSKFSESLAGRKRIFRVYPFSFFEFLKHKDPTLFKILSTSDKISSYHHNHILSYLYNFIIFGGYPRIVLEENKEQKIKLLEEIYSSYIERDIIGFMRIKNPFAFNRLVTLLAGQIGQMTNFHEICTTIKMNYRTLENYLSILENTFILSLVRPYATNLRKELTKMPKVYYVDTGFRNFALKDFTNFENHRDRGSLLENFCYSEFSKRWNGAIYFWRTKEKAEVDFVLKDYYGNIIPLEIKAQEMSKPSITRGLQSFIKTYPVKKAYVINLALKEKIMLNSTQIEFIRPYEILSIT; encoded by the coding sequence ATGAATAAAAATCTCGTCCAAAGGGATGTTTTCCCTTCAATTCTTAGTAGTCTTTCAGAAAAAGAAATAACTGTAATTATCGGACCGAGGCAGACCGGGAAAACTACGATTTTATCTCAGCTGAAAGAACATATGATAGAAAAACAGAATATCCCCGCTCAGAAGATAAAGATTTTCAATTTGGATTTGATGACTGACCTTGCTCTATTTAGCAGCCAGACAGATTTTCTGAAATACTTGGAAGATGAATTAAAGATTCACAAAAATTTATACCTATTTATTGACGAGGCGCAGAGATTAGAAAATCCTGGACTTTTTTTGAAAGGAATATATGATCAGACACTACCTGTGAAATTTGTAGTTACTGGTTCTTCTTCACTTGAAATGAAATCAAAGTTTTCAGAATCGCTTGCTGGAAGAAAAAGAATATTCCGAGTATATCCTTTTTCTTTCTTTGAATTTCTAAAACATAAGGACCCAACCTTGTTTAAAATTTTGTCCACTAGTGATAAGATTTCATCTTATCACCACAATCATATTCTTTCTTATCTTTATAATTTTATTATTTTTGGTGGCTATCCCAGGATAGTTCTTGAAGAAAATAAAGAGCAAAAGATAAAACTTCTGGAAGAAATTTATTCAAGTTATATAGAGCGTGATATTATAGGATTTATGAGGATAAAGAATCCTTTTGCCTTCAACAGGTTGGTTACACTACTCGCCGGCCAGATTGGTCAAATGACCAATTTCCATGAAATCTGCACGACGATAAAAATGAATTATCGGACGCTTGAGAATTATCTTTCAATCTTGGAAAATACATTTATTCTATCACTGGTACGACCTTATGCGACAAATTTAAGAAAAGAATTAACCAAGATGCCCAAGGTGTATTATGTTGATACTGGGTTCAGAAACTTTGCTCTGAAAGATTTTACTAACTTTGAAAATCACCGTGACAGAGGTTCTCTGTTGGAAAACTTTTGCTATTCTGAATTTTCAAAAAGATGGAATGGAGCAATATACTTCTGGCGAACAAAAGAAAAGGCTGAGGTTGATTTTGTACTGAAGGATTATTATGGCAATATAATTCCACTTGAGATCAAAGCACAGGAAATGTCCAAACCTTCAATAACGAGAGGTCTTCAAAGTTTCATAAAAACCTATCCTGTGAAAAAGGCGTATGTAATTAATCTCGCCTTGAAAGAAAAGATAATGTTGAATTCTACCCAGATTGAATTTATTCGACCATATGAGATTTTATCAATAACATAA
- a CDS encoding efflux RND transporter periplasmic adaptor subunit has product MPKEIVILKTQVFRMIRRYLYIMSRNAIFILFIIFLLAVINILLIIKLSTKQEIVALGYIDAKNKIKVYSKINGIVKYIFVKDCQEVKIGDTLVIFDKTAIENELYSLLFKRENLEDEISELLISEKNLFQNCLYESSWGNVSVEQLKYQLDEAYSKYIIAETLYSKHLISKSDYDSRVRDYKIKLATYNVYNQSVVIQHKRYKRLIKQKVRELQVIQNEISTLKSKLAAAVVCSPIDGFCCLKNALDVGKKINEGDELLELFNLENIYFSCHISENEVFKVKRGTKVKIFLNAYPFPQYPWLDGAVDAIDEIVNPDDWGRGWVRMKITVTNVPDCLISKLYLSGKAKISTHSDVPLITKIFGVHSKF; this is encoded by the coding sequence ATGCCAAAGGAAATCGTCATTTTGAAAACCCAGGTCTTCAGGATGATTCGTCGATACTTGTATATTATGAGCAGAAACGCAATATTTATTCTATTTATCATCTTTTTGCTTGCTGTGATTAACATTTTGTTAATTATAAAATTGAGTACGAAACAGGAGATTGTTGCCTTAGGATATATTGATGCTAAAAATAAAATCAAGGTGTATTCAAAAATAAACGGGATTGTAAAATACATATTTGTTAAGGATTGCCAGGAGGTTAAAATTGGGGATACACTGGTTATTTTTGATAAAACAGCTATCGAAAATGAATTATATTCGCTCTTGTTCAAACGTGAGAATCTTGAGGATGAGATATCTGAGTTACTTATTAGTGAAAAGAATTTATTTCAAAATTGTCTCTATGAATCATCTTGGGGGAATGTTAGTGTAGAGCAGTTAAAATATCAACTCGATGAAGCATATTCAAAATACATAATTGCAGAAACTCTCTATAGTAAACACCTAATAAGCAAATCAGATTACGATAGTAGAGTGAGAGACTACAAGATTAAACTCGCTACATATAATGTGTACAACCAGAGTGTAGTCATACAACATAAGCGATATAAGAGATTAATAAAGCAGAAAGTGCGGGAGTTACAAGTGATTCAAAACGAAATATCTACTTTAAAGAGTAAGTTAGCCGCAGCAGTAGTTTGTTCACCCATCGATGGTTTTTGCTGTCTAAAAAATGCACTGGATGTGGGAAAAAAAATTAATGAAGGGGATGAATTACTTGAATTGTTTAATTTAGAAAACATTTACTTTTCGTGCCATATAAGCGAAAACGAAGTTTTTAAAGTTAAGAGGGGAACAAAGGTTAAAATTTTTCTTAACGCATATCCATTTCCGCAATATCCGTGGCTTGATGGTGCAGTAGATGCAATAGACGAAATTGTAAATCCGGATGACTGGGGCAGAGGTTGGGTAAGGATGAAAATAACAGTTACGAATGTCCCTGATTGCTTGATTTCAAAGCTTTACCTGTCAGGCAAGGCAAAAATCAGCACTCATTCAGATGTACCGTTAATTACCAAGATTTTTGGTGTACATTCAAAATTTTGA
- a CDS encoding radical SAM protein: MLDFKALPVRQGKNQHSFRCTVNYQDFWCTFKILKMEDTMAMDNENSVNASEVYSNIHYDPREIHIFRIESKNLAFKSSTLEIYQLDEMAYEFLTSPKTAIEKYSLTEISDLYAALLKLGFFDSLKDDKIDNLSSVNASQPISQLMMIVSQDCNLNCIYCLADKGAFYKRHTPMPPEIGIKSIDFLMHESGDAKICLVSFTGGEPLLNFPTIKITVEYGKKMAEKYNKEILFLLSTNGSVLDDKILQFIKNYKIYLNLSLDGPPDVQNRCRPFKNGIGSYDIVVKNLKKLLEHYDPDRILIRTTITRYNLDMINTAEHFFQLGARRLSFGKAAPNAFCDYRIYGIDPNTAMGEIYLKNYLNFCKYMVECFMQRPEISFANMRDIANLHFRLRKPLGCGMGQYQVAISPNGEIYPCGVFIGLQNYLMGNLNQGFSRNCQSKYHQIISNRRKICNVCWARNICGGGCHAGDLLDDYKPISEIVCNFAQRVLEINLFAYAYLVDLVGYEYLNKRLAKYRAERTSAEGT, translated from the coding sequence TTGCTTGATTTCAAAGCTTTACCTGTCAGGCAAGGCAAAAATCAGCACTCATTCAGATGTACCGTTAATTACCAAGATTTTTGGTGTACATTCAAAATTTTGAAGATGGAGGATACAATGGCAATGGACAATGAAAATTCTGTCAACGCTTCAGAAGTTTATTCGAATATACATTACGACCCGAGAGAAATTCATATTTTTAGAATTGAAAGCAAAAATTTAGCATTTAAATCTTCTACACTTGAAATATATCAGTTAGATGAGATGGCGTATGAATTTTTGACTTCTCCAAAAACAGCCATTGAAAAATATTCTTTGACTGAAATTAGTGACCTGTACGCTGCTTTATTGAAATTAGGCTTTTTTGATAGTCTCAAAGATGATAAAATAGATAATCTATCCAGTGTGAATGCTTCTCAACCTATATCGCAATTAATGATGATTGTGTCACAAGATTGCAATTTGAATTGCATTTATTGCCTTGCTGACAAAGGTGCTTTTTATAAAAGACACACGCCCATGCCACCCGAAATAGGCATTAAATCTATAGATTTTTTAATGCACGAATCTGGTGATGCAAAAATTTGTTTAGTTTCGTTTACGGGTGGAGAACCATTATTAAACTTTCCGACGATAAAGATCACCGTGGAATACGGCAAGAAAATGGCAGAGAAGTATAATAAAGAAATTCTTTTTCTTCTTTCTACAAACGGTTCTGTTCTTGATGATAAAATACTGCAGTTTATAAAGAATTATAAAATATACCTGAATCTAAGTTTAGATGGACCACCTGATGTCCAGAATCGATGTAGACCATTCAAAAACGGAATAGGTTCATATGACATAGTAGTAAAGAATCTCAAAAAATTATTAGAACATTATGATCCAGACAGGATATTAATAAGGACGACGATCACAAGGTATAATTTAGATATGATTAATACAGCTGAACATTTTTTTCAGCTTGGGGCAAGAAGACTTTCGTTTGGTAAAGCCGCGCCAAATGCGTTTTGTGATTATCGGATATATGGAATTGATCCTAATACCGCAATGGGAGAGATTTATCTTAAAAATTACCTTAATTTCTGTAAATACATGGTTGAGTGTTTTATGCAGCGTCCCGAGATATCTTTTGCTAATATGAGAGATATTGCAAACTTACATTTTAGATTAAGAAAACCCTTGGGCTGTGGAATGGGACAATACCAAGTTGCTATTTCGCCAAATGGCGAAATATATCCTTGCGGCGTGTTTATTGGACTTCAAAATTACCTCATGGGGAATTTGAATCAAGGATTCAGCAGAAATTGTCAGTCGAAATATCACCAGATTATTAGTAACCGGAGAAAAATTTGTAATGTGTGTTGGGCGAGAAATATATGTGGGGGCGGATGTCATGCCGGGGATCTATTGGATGATTATAAACCAATTTCAGAAATTGTCTGTAATTTCGCCCAAAGAGTTCTTGAAATAAATTTGTTTGCTTATGCTTATTTGGTTGACTTAGTTGGGTACGAATATTTAAATAAGAGACTTGCTAAATACCGGGCGGAGAGAACTTCTGCTGAGGGTACTTAA